The following proteins are encoded in a genomic region of Anomaloglossus baeobatrachus isolate aAnoBae1 chromosome 6, aAnoBae1.hap1, whole genome shotgun sequence:
- the SQLE gene encoding squalene monooxygenase, whose amino-acid sequence MWTFLGVATFTYVYKKCDELLSSPRLELLLALLGGCTVGLLLSAIRYRGRGQTPKQGAAGIISRILNLNGTQKMGKVEENGETQRKTNNHLRLSTESNGTAVSARQAADGPDVIIVGSGVLGSALATVLSRDGRRVAIIERDLKEPDRIVGELLQPGGYQALKDLGLGDAVEGVDAHVVHGYIVHDIESKAEVEIPYPMNEEKQLQCGRAFHHGRFIMGLRKMAMAEPNTQYIEGTVMQLMEENDTVVGVQYRDKETGDVKEIRAPLTVVADGVFSKFRKDLVTGQVTVSSHFVGCILKDSPQFKANHAELVLANPSPILIYQISSNETRVLVDIRGEMPKNLKEYMLENILPQLPEHLQDPFHFAVENDRLRTMPASFLPPTPVNKKGVLLLGDAYNMRHPLTGGGMSVVLNDVKIWRDLLQDLPDLNKHSQVLQAKQQFYWSRKKSHSFVVNVLAQALYELFAATDDSVNQLRRACFNYFKLGGECVAGPIGLLSVVSPRPTLLIGHFFAVAFYAVYFCFKAESWLTKPRAIIRGGAVLYRACSVIFPLIYSEMKHLIF is encoded by the exons ATGTGGACCTTCCTGGGGGTGGCCACCTTCACCTATGTGTACAAGAAGTGTGACGAGCTGCTGAGCTCCCCCCGGCTGGAGCTGCTGCTGGCCCTACTGGGGGGCTGCACTGTGGGGCTGCTGCTCTCCGCCATCCGCTACCGGGGAAGAGGGCAGACCCCAAAACAAGGGGCTGCGGGGATCATCTCAAGGATACTGAACCTCAATGGGACCCAGAAAATGGGGAAAGTGGAGGAAAACGGGGAGACACAG agaaaaactaaCAATCACTTGCGCTTGTCCACTGAGAGCAATGGCACTGCAGTTTCCGCCAGGCAAGCTGCTGATGGTCCCGATGTCATCATTGTGGGCTCCGGTGTCCTGGGATCAGCTCTCGCTACAGTATTAtccagggatggaaggagggtggccATCATTGAGAGAGATCTGAAGGAGCCAGATCGTATTGTGGGCGAATTACTGCAACCTGGAGGGTATCAAGCCCTGAAGGATCTTGGGCTTGGCG ATGCAGTAGAAGGTGTGGATGCCCATGTGGTTCATGGATACATCGTTCATGATATAGAAAGTAAAGCAGAAGTGGAGATCCCGTACCCCATGAATGAGGAGAAGCAGCTGCAGTGCGGCAGGGCTTTCCATCATGGTCGCTTTATCATGGGGCTCCGCAAGATGGCCATGGCAGAACCCAA CACTCAGTACATCGAGGGGACCGTGATGCAATTAATGGAAGAAAATGACACCGTTGTAGGAGTGCAGTACAGGGACAAAGAAACTGGAGATGTGAAG GAGATCCGTGCGCCTCTGACAGTCGTCGCTGATGGAGTTTTCTCCAAATTTAGAAAAGATTTAGTTACTGGACAGGTCACCGTGTCCTCCCATTTTGTGGGATGCATTTTAAAG gaTTCTCCACAATTTAAAGCCAATCACGCAGAGCTCGTCCTTGCCAATCCCAGCCCTATCCTAATATACCAGATTTCGTCCAACGAGACCCGAGTCCTAGTCGACATTAGAGGAGAAATGCCAAAGAACCTCAAAGAATATATGCTGGAGAACATCCTGCCCCAGCTCCCTG AACATTTACAAGATCCTTTCCATTTTGCTGTTGAAAATGACCGACTGAGGACAATGCCGGCCAGCTTCCTCCCACCTACACCTGTCAACAAAAAGG GAGTGCTGCTCTTGGGAGATGCCTACAACATGAGGCATCCGCTGACCGGGGGCGGAATGAGCGTTGTCCTGAATGATGTGAAGATTTGGAGAGATCTTCTACAGGATCTGCCAGATCTGAACAAACATTCGCAAGTCCTACAG GCCAAACAGCAGTTTTACTGGTCGAGGAAGAAGTCGCATTCTTTCGTAGTGAACGTTCTGGCTCAGGCCCTGTACGAGCTCTTCGCAGCTACTGATG ACTCCGTGAACCAACTGAGAAGAGCCTGCTTTAACTACTTCAAGCTTGGAGGAGAATGTGTGGCCGGCCCCATAGGACTTTTATCTGT AGTGTCCCCCAGACCGACGCTGCTCATCGGACATTTCTTCGCCGTCGCCTTTTATGCCGTCTATTTCTGCTTCAAGGCCGAGTCCTGGTTGACCAAGCCCCGCGCCATAATCCGAGGCGGCGCCGTCCTATACAGAGCGTGCTCCGTCATCTTCCCTCTCATATACTCAGAGATGAAACACCTGATCTTCTGA